One segment of Candidatus Krumholzibacteriota bacterium DNA contains the following:
- a CDS encoding RNA-binding protein, whose translation MKIYVGNMSFDTSENDLRKAFEAHGTVDSVAIITDRDTGRAKGFGFVEMNNDDEARAAMEALNEKDFMGRTLKVNEARPRTDGPRGGGRRGGFGGGF comes from the coding sequence ATGAAGATTTATGTAGGAAACATGTCTTTCGATACGAGCGAGAACGACCTGCGCAAGGCGTTCGAGGCTCATGGCACGGTCGACTCCGTCGCGATCATCACGGACAGGGACACCGGTCGTGCGAAGGGTTTCGGGTTCGTCGAGATGAACAACGACGACGAGGCGAGGGCCGCGATGGAAGCCCTGAACGAGAAGGACTTCATGGGCCGTACGCTCAAGGTCAACGAGGCGCGTCCGCGCACCGACGGCCCTCGTGGCGGCGGACGTCGCGGCGGCTTCGGGGGCGGCTTCTAG
- the pip gene encoding prolyl aminopeptidase produces the protein MPHRRTLSIAVLLVLSIPVLGACGEPAANPEPFPAIEPLETGMLAVSGLHEIYWERSGNPDGIPCVCLHGGPGGQSSPFVRRLFDPDVWHVIQFDQRGTGRSRPFAETRENTTAHLVADIERLREHLGVERWYLFGGSWGSTLAIAYAEAHPDRVLGMFLRGLFMATDAEIDHFYHGGSAKYYPDAYEALVSSLPDPSRRPLPAYLDELIRLEPDPAAAQRYAREWTRWESRIATLETTDAATGEFLAMPRYANLIYSLGLMENYYMANRCFLEEGQLWRDLDRIRDIPAWIVNGRYDVICTPATAWRLNRELHESHLSIVESAGHGLWQPPVFGALMTFIDAAPGQVEK, from the coding sequence ATGCCGCACCGCCGCACCCTCTCGATCGCCGTTCTCCTCGTCTTATCCATTCCCGTGCTCGGCGCATGCGGGGAGCCCGCGGCGAACCCGGAGCCCTTCCCCGCGATCGAGCCCCTCGAGACGGGGATGCTCGCCGTCTCCGGTCTCCACGAGATCTACTGGGAGCGCTCGGGGAATCCGGACGGCATCCCCTGCGTCTGCCTCCACGGCGGCCCCGGCGGGCAGAGCAGCCCCTTCGTCCGCCGGCTCTTCGATCCGGACGTGTGGCACGTCATCCAGTTCGACCAGCGCGGCACGGGGCGATCCCGCCCCTTCGCCGAGACGCGCGAGAACACGACGGCGCACCTCGTGGCCGACATCGAGCGGCTCCGCGAGCACCTCGGGGTGGAGCGGTGGTATCTCTTCGGCGGCTCGTGGGGCTCGACGCTGGCGATCGCCTACGCGGAGGCCCACCCGGACCGCGTCCTCGGGATGTTCCTCCGCGGGCTCTTCATGGCGACCGACGCCGAGATCGACCACTTCTACCACGGCGGCTCGGCGAAATACTATCCCGACGCGTACGAGGCGCTCGTCTCCTCGCTCCCCGATCCATCGCGCCGGCCGCTTCCCGCCTACCTCGACGAGCTGATCCGCCTCGAACCCGACCCCGCCGCCGCGCAGCGGTACGCCCGCGAGTGGACGCGCTGGGAGTCGCGGATCGCCACGCTCGAGACAACCGACGCGGCCACCGGCGAGTTCCTGGCCATGCCGAGGTACGCGAACCTGATCTACTCGCTTGGGCTCATGGAGAACTACTACATGGCCAACCGGTGCTTCCTCGAGGAGGGGCAGCTCTGGCGGGATCTGGACCGTATCCGCGACATCCCCGCGTGGATCGTTAACGGCCGCTACGACGTCATCTGCACACCGGCGACGGCCTGGCGCCTTAACCGGGAGCTGCACGAATCGCATCTCTCGATCGTCGAGAGCGCCGGCCACGGCCTCTGGCAACCGCCGGTGTTCGGGGCGCTTATGACATTCATCGACGCGGCGCCAGGGCAGGTCGAAAAATAA
- the smpB gene encoding SsrA-binding protein SmpB encodes MKIIATNRKARHEYHIIETIEAGIVLVGTEVKALRDGRANLRDSYAAIEREELFLYNTHISHYEQGNRFNHEPTRTRKLLVHAKEIKRLIGKTQEKGLTIVPLRLYFTDRGIVKVELGLARGKKSYDKRRDIAERDAKRELDRALKDRNRRND; translated from the coding sequence ATGAAGATCATCGCGACCAACCGCAAGGCGCGGCACGAGTACCACATCATCGAGACGATCGAGGCGGGGATCGTGCTCGTCGGCACCGAGGTGAAGGCGCTGCGCGACGGCCGCGCCAACCTCAGGGATTCCTACGCCGCGATCGAACGAGAGGAGCTCTTCCTGTACAACACGCACATCAGCCACTACGAGCAGGGCAACCGGTTCAACCACGAGCCCACTCGCACGCGCAAGCTCCTCGTGCACGCGAAGGAGATCAAGCGGCTGATCGGCAAGACGCAGGAGAAGGGCCTCACCATCGTGCCGCTCCGGCTCTACTTCACCGATCGCGGCATCGTCAAGGTCGAGCTCGGCCTCGCACGCGGCAAGAAGAGCTACGACAAGCGCCGCGACATCGCCGAACGCGACGCCAAGCGTGAACTGGACCGCGCCCTGAAGGACAGGAACCGCAGGAATGACTGA